In Micromonospora purpureochromogenes, a single window of DNA contains:
- a CDS encoding SDR family NAD(P)-dependent oxidoreductase translates to MPALLAELGAAAGYVPADLLDPAAPGALVAEAVRRHGRLDAVVAVHAYSTHTPLGTLDATEIDRHLLVNVRATLLLAEAFAAAFTAGSGGRLVLFSSGQRLGPMPGELAYAASKAGVENLTAQLARC, encoded by the coding sequence GTGCCCGCGCTGCTCGCCGAGCTCGGCGCCGCCGCCGGGTACGTCCCGGCCGACCTGCTCGACCCGGCCGCGCCCGGTGCGCTGGTCGCCGAGGCGGTACGCCGGCACGGCCGGCTCGACGCGGTGGTGGCCGTGCACGCGTACTCCACCCACACCCCGCTCGGCACGCTCGACGCCACCGAGATCGACCGGCACCTGCTGGTCAACGTCCGGGCGACGCTGCTGCTCGCCGAGGCGTTCGCCGCCGCGTTCACCGCCGGCTCGGGCGGCCGGCTGGTGCTCTTCTCCAGCGGGCAGCGGCTCGGCCCGATGCCCGGTGAGCTGGCGTACGCCGCCAGCAAGGCCGGCGTGGAGAACCTGACCGCCCAGCTCGCCCGCTGCTGA
- the pnuC gene encoding nicotinamide riboside transporter PnuC — MLDWLTTVAFTVGGVGTTWAELLGFATGVLNVWLVARQHIVNWPVGIANVLLLMVLFWTAGLYADAGLQVVYVLLGLYGWYHWLFGGERRSRLAVSRTSGREWAGLAVAGVLLTGGLWALLDRATDSTVPLADAFTTALSLLATYGQTRKLVESWWLWIVADLVYVPLYAYKGLWLTGALYLVFLALCVLGLRAWRADLRVAGALTVVPPGPAPATA; from the coding sequence ATGTTGGACTGGTTGACCACGGTGGCGTTCACCGTCGGGGGCGTCGGGACGACCTGGGCGGAGCTGCTCGGCTTCGCCACCGGCGTGCTCAACGTCTGGCTGGTCGCTCGGCAGCACATCGTGAACTGGCCGGTGGGCATCGCCAACGTGCTGCTGCTGATGGTGCTGTTCTGGACCGCCGGCCTGTACGCCGACGCCGGCCTCCAGGTCGTCTACGTGCTGCTCGGCCTCTACGGCTGGTACCACTGGCTCTTCGGCGGCGAGCGGCGCAGCCGGCTCGCGGTCAGCCGGACGAGCGGCCGGGAGTGGGCCGGGCTGGCGGTCGCCGGGGTGCTGCTCACCGGCGGGCTCTGGGCCCTGCTGGACCGGGCCACCGACTCCACCGTGCCGCTGGCCGACGCGTTCACCACCGCGCTGTCGCTGCTGGCCACCTACGGGCAGACCCGCAAGCTGGTGGAGAGCTGGTGGCTCTGGATCGTGGCCGACCTGGTCTACGTCCCGCTCTACGCGTACAAGGGTCTCTGGCTCACCGGCGCGCTCTACCTGGTCTTCCTGGCGCTCTGCGTACTCGGGTTGCGGGCCTGGCGGGCCGACCTGCGCGTGGCCGGCGCCCTGACCGTGGTGCCGCCGGGTCCGGCCCCGGCGACCGCGTGA
- a CDS encoding antibiotic biosynthesis monooxygenase family protein, giving the protein MVLEVALIDVLPGHEDEFAAAYAQAQGILTAVEGCRSARMTRGIETPTRFVLLVEWDSVEAHEQNFRASEAFGKWRALIGPHFAGPPRVEHFVDVPA; this is encoded by the coding sequence ATGGTGCTTGAGGTCGCGCTCATCGACGTACTGCCCGGACACGAGGACGAGTTCGCCGCCGCCTACGCGCAGGCGCAGGGCATCCTGACGGCCGTCGAGGGCTGCCGGTCGGCCCGGATGACCCGGGGCATCGAGACCCCGACCCGGTTCGTGCTGCTGGTCGAGTGGGACTCGGTCGAGGCGCACGAGCAGAACTTCCGGGCCAGCGAGGCGTTCGGCAAGTGGCGGGCGCTGATCGGCCCGCACTTCGCCGGCCCGCCCCGGGTCGAGCACTTCGTCGACGTCCCGGCCTGA
- a CDS encoding VOC family protein: MRSIYPVFRYPDARAAIDWLCAAFDFQVHEVHDAPDGSVAHAQLGYGGDLIMLATGSGPLVRPADDDYVVYVAVDDVDAHHGRAKAAGAEIVREPFDTDYGSRDYTARDLAGNVWSFGTYRP, encoded by the coding sequence ATGCGAAGCATCTACCCGGTCTTCCGGTATCCCGACGCCCGTGCCGCCATCGACTGGCTCTGCGCCGCGTTCGACTTCCAGGTCCACGAGGTGCACGACGCGCCCGACGGGTCCGTCGCGCACGCCCAACTCGGCTACGGCGGCGATCTGATCATGCTGGCCACCGGCAGCGGTCCCCTTGTCCGGCCGGCCGACGACGACTACGTCGTCTACGTGGCGGTCGACGATGTCGACGCCCATCACGGCCGGGCGAAGGCGGCCGGCGCGGAGATCGTCCGGGAGCCCTTCGACACCGACTACGGCTCCCGCGACTACACCGCCCGCGATCTCGCCGGCAACGTCTGGTCTTTCGGCACGTACCGGCCCTGA
- a CDS encoding AAA family ATPase, producing MSGPPAGPARPEFRHGLVVGKFYPPHAGHHALIEAAAARCAAVTVVVAPSRRESIRLELRLDWLREAHAHTPWVRFVGRYDDHPVDYADPAAWDAHCAVFSAALGGRPVDAVFSSEAYGGELARRFDATAVCVDPDRRVVPVSGTAVRADPAAHWDRLSPAVRAWFVRRVVVVGAESTGTTTMAAALAAHYGTAWVPEYGRELTARKLARLRAGRPAATVFDVTWDRDDFVEVVRAQQAAEDAAARSSGPLLVCDTDARATAVWEERYLGSASEPVLAAARRPALYLLTDHVGVPFTDDGLRDGAHLRAWMTERFRAELAGCGVPVMELTGPHPERLARAVAACDALLAAGWSLADPLLPPA from the coding sequence GTGAGCGGGCCGCCGGCCGGCCCGGCCCGGCCGGAGTTCCGGCACGGCCTGGTGGTCGGCAAGTTCTACCCGCCGCACGCCGGGCACCACGCCCTGATCGAGGCCGCCGCCGCCCGCTGCGCGGCGGTGACCGTGGTGGTCGCGCCGTCGCGCCGGGAGTCCATCCGGCTCGAGCTGCGGCTGGACTGGCTGCGCGAGGCGCACGCGCACACCCCCTGGGTCCGGTTCGTCGGCCGCTACGACGACCACCCGGTGGACTACGCCGACCCGGCGGCCTGGGACGCGCACTGCGCGGTCTTCTCCGCCGCGCTCGGCGGGCGCCCGGTGGACGCGGTGTTCTCCTCGGAGGCGTACGGCGGGGAACTGGCCCGGCGGTTCGACGCCACGGCGGTCTGCGTGGACCCGGACCGGCGGGTCGTGCCGGTCTCCGGCACGGCGGTGCGGGCGGACCCGGCCGCGCACTGGGACCGGCTGAGCCCGGCGGTGCGGGCCTGGTTCGTCCGGCGGGTGGTGGTGGTCGGGGCGGAGTCCACCGGGACCACCACGATGGCCGCCGCCCTGGCCGCGCACTACGGCACGGCCTGGGTGCCGGAGTACGGCCGGGAGTTGACCGCCCGCAAGCTGGCCCGGCTGCGCGCCGGGCGGCCGGCGGCGACGGTCTTCGACGTCACCTGGGACCGGGACGACTTCGTCGAGGTGGTCCGCGCCCAGCAGGCGGCGGAGGACGCCGCCGCCCGGTCCAGCGGCCCGCTGCTGGTCTGCGACACCGACGCCCGGGCGACCGCGGTGTGGGAGGAGCGGTACCTGGGCTCGGCGTCGGAGCCGGTCCTGGCGGCGGCCCGCCGACCCGCGCTCTACCTGCTGACCGACCACGTCGGGGTGCCGTTCACCGACGACGGGCTGCGCGACGGCGCGCACCTGCGGGCCTGGATGACCGAGCGGTTCCGGGCCGAGCTGGCCGGCTGCGGGGTGCCGGTGATGGAGCTCACCGGGCCGCACCCGGAGCGGCTGGCCCGGGCGGTGGCAGCCTGCGACGCGCTGCTGGCCGCCGGTTGGTCGCTCGCCGATCCGCTGCTGCCACCCGCCTGA
- a CDS encoding helix-turn-helix domain-containing protein yields MPLSSSPVIRRARLGAELRQLRRREALTLEQVCGLLGWASTSKLSRIELGQSRPDLADVLDLLDVYQVPSPQREALIVIARDAATSRGWWKALGEMHERQRTYAELEAGAAAIVEYQPAVVPGLLQAPRYARLRVLAGRLVHPDVDVDADVRARLARQEVLRRPDPPHYTGLLDERVCEPAGVPVEIWQEQLAHLLALADLPNVTIRVVPRTAAPPGAVHALTAYSCYSFPDPADPRTVMLETLANDVRLVTDVDVARYDRMTGWLSAVALSAEETAALLRDRAGEVANGARPGGAEGEPAGQPAGG; encoded by the coding sequence ATGCCGTTGTCATCGAGTCCTGTCATTCGCCGTGCGCGCCTCGGCGCCGAGTTGCGCCAGCTGCGCAGACGGGAGGCGCTCACCCTGGAACAGGTGTGTGGGCTGCTGGGCTGGGCCTCCACGTCGAAGCTGTCCCGCATCGAGCTGGGGCAGAGCCGGCCCGACCTCGCCGACGTGCTCGACCTGCTGGACGTCTACCAGGTGCCGTCGCCGCAGCGGGAGGCGCTGATCGTCATCGCCCGGGACGCCGCGACCAGCCGGGGCTGGTGGAAGGCGCTCGGCGAGATGCACGAGCGGCAGCGCACGTACGCCGAGCTGGAGGCGGGGGCGGCGGCCATCGTGGAGTACCAGCCGGCCGTCGTACCCGGTCTGCTCCAGGCCCCCCGGTACGCCCGCCTGCGGGTCCTCGCCGGCCGGCTGGTGCACCCGGACGTCGACGTGGACGCCGACGTGCGGGCGCGGCTGGCCCGCCAGGAGGTGCTGCGTCGCCCCGACCCGCCGCACTACACCGGCCTGCTGGACGAACGGGTCTGCGAGCCGGCCGGCGTGCCGGTCGAGATCTGGCAGGAGCAGTTGGCGCATCTGCTGGCCCTGGCCGACCTGCCGAACGTGACGATCCGGGTGGTGCCCCGCACGGCCGCCCCGCCCGGGGCGGTGCACGCGCTGACCGCCTACTCCTGCTACTCCTTCCCCGACCCGGCCGACCCGCGCACGGTGATGCTGGAGACGCTCGCCAACGACGTGCGGCTGGTGACCGACGTCGACGTCGCCCGCTACGACCGGATGACCGGCTGGCTGTCGGCGGTGGCGTTGAGTGCGGAGGAGACCGCCGCGCTGCTGCGCGACCGGGCCGGCGAGGTCGCCAACGGCGCGCGCCCCGGCGGCGCCGAGGGAGAGCCGGCGGGTCAACCGGCCGGCGGGTGA
- a CDS encoding SDR family oxidoreductase gives MRQPRADRHRLRPAGRARRGGRALPGGRWGTPDDAARLVRFLCSPEADWITGQVIDSEGGFQQHR, from the coding sequence CTGCGTCAACCCCGGGCCGACCGACACCGGCTACGCCCCGCCGGACGTGCACGCCGCGGTGGCCGGGCTCTTCCCGGCGGGCGGTGGGGCACCCCGGACGACGCCGCCCGGCTGGTCCGCTTCCTCTGCTCCCCCGAGGCCGACTGGATCACCGGACAGGTGATCGACTCGGAGGGCGGCTTCCAGCAGCACCGCTGA
- a CDS encoding helix-turn-helix domain-containing protein → MGGIEAVVGLPDPRLRPFVDRYLGYREPASLPLVRREVAGAFVVLVLGWGAPLDVVNPRAGRGAYGVDSFVAGPFDGHCITSTLGVGLGVQLVLTPPAARRVLGLPLGELANRAVPVGDLPDRWLDRLRRRLADAPDWTRRFALLDAALGARLAGSAPLDATLGRAWRRLAGTGGRIGVGELADELGWSSRHLAVRFRGELGLTPKATARLLRFQRAYATLARDLVPRPGADAPGDPGGWAELAARCGYYDQSHLIRDFREFAGTTPAALARSGSLSSNPG, encoded by the coding sequence ATGGGCGGGATCGAGGCCGTGGTCGGTCTGCCCGACCCCCGCCTGCGCCCGTTCGTCGACCGGTACCTCGGCTACCGCGAGCCCGCCTCGCTGCCGCTGGTCCGCCGCGAGGTGGCCGGCGCCTTCGTGGTGCTGGTGCTGGGCTGGGGCGCCCCGCTCGACGTGGTCAACCCGCGGGCCGGGCGCGGGGCGTACGGGGTGGACTCGTTCGTCGCCGGTCCCTTCGACGGCCACTGCATCACCTCGACCCTGGGCGTGGGGCTCGGCGTGCAGCTGGTGCTCACCCCACCGGCGGCCCGCCGGGTCCTCGGCCTGCCGCTGGGTGAGCTGGCCAACCGGGCCGTGCCGGTCGGCGACCTGCCGGACCGGTGGCTGGACAGGCTGCGCCGCCGGCTGGCCGACGCGCCGGACTGGACGCGCCGGTTCGCCCTGCTCGACGCGGCGCTCGGCGCGCGGCTGGCCGGCTCCGCCCCGCTCGATGCGACGCTGGGCCGGGCGTGGCGCCGGCTCGCCGGCACCGGCGGGCGGATCGGCGTCGGTGAGCTCGCCGACGAGCTGGGCTGGAGCAGCCGGCACCTCGCCGTCCGGTTCCGTGGGGAGCTGGGGCTGACGCCGAAGGCGACCGCCCGGCTGCTGCGCTTCCAGCGGGCGTACGCGACGCTGGCCCGCGACCTCGTTCCCCGGCCGGGCGCCGACGCCCCCGGCGATCCGGGTGGCTGGGCGGAGCTGGCCGCCCGCTGCGGGTACTACGACCAGTCGCACCTGATCCGGGACTTCCGGGAGTTCGCCGGTACGACGCCGGCCGCGCTGGCGCGCTCCGGATCGCTTTCGTCCAATCCCGGCTGA